A genomic region of Methanothermobacter thermautotrophicus str. Delta H contains the following coding sequences:
- a CDS encoding cyclase family protein, producing the protein MKIIDLTHKIEDSMPVFPGDPPVKLRIESSDADYITSSLSLGMHTGTHIDAPLHAHCSALTVDGIGLEELTGEGFLVSGGEILNGGDIAVIRTGWSSRWGSEGYFRDYPGIKRRLAEELVEHEVLGVCVDGPSVDRPGETDIHKLLLKNGIWIVENITNTDLLPPKFRLFVVPLSVRAEASPARVFAVTGSGSGSSKDRSSFQR; encoded by the coding sequence ATGAAAATAATCGACCTGACCCATAAAATAGAGGACTCCATGCCTGTTTTCCCTGGTGATCCACCCGTTAAACTGAGAATTGAAAGTTCAGATGCTGATTACATTACATCCTCACTGTCCCTGGGTATGCACACAGGGACCCATATAGACGCCCCCCTCCATGCACACTGCAGTGCCCTCACCGTTGATGGAATAGGACTGGAGGAACTCACAGGTGAGGGTTTCCTTGTATCCGGGGGAGAGATTTTAAATGGGGGTGATATAGCCGTCATCAGAACTGGCTGGAGCTCAAGGTGGGGCTCAGAGGGGTACTTCAGGGACTACCCGGGTATAAAGAGACGTCTTGCAGAGGAACTGGTGGAACATGAAGTTCTGGGGGTCTGCGTCGATGGCCCCAGTGTGGACAGGCCCGGAGAAACTGATATCCACAAACTCCTCCTCAAAAATGGGATATGGATTGTGGAGAACATAACAAACACTGACCTGCTACCGCCTAAATTCAGATTATTCGTTGTTCCGCTCTCTGTGAGGGCTGAAGCATCCCCTGCAAGGGTATTTGCAGTTACAGGCTCTGGAAGTGGGTCAAGTAAAGATAGAAGCTCATTCCAGCGGTAA
- a CDS encoding phosphatase PAP2 family protein: protein MILCLLLYLLGGEDEREAAFMALTALVLGFFLSEALKMVIARPRPYEVIGWVRHATVAGGYSMPSGHAVAAFAGFISLYFRLGRPWFFIILASLVGISRIYLGLHYPSDVLAGAVLGVLCAFTALKIDERVKCFGLCRFDRLQQN from the coding sequence GTGATACTCTGCCTCCTCCTCTACCTCCTTGGTGGTGAGGATGAGAGGGAGGCTGCATTCATGGCCCTCACGGCACTTGTCCTGGGATTCTTCCTGAGCGAAGCCCTTAAGATGGTTATCGCAAGACCACGACCCTATGAGGTGATTGGGTGGGTGAGGCACGCCACAGTTGCCGGGGGCTATTCTATGCCATCGGGCCATGCTGTGGCCGCATTTGCCGGCTTCATCTCCCTCTACTTCAGGTTAGGGAGACCATGGTTTTTCATCATCCTCGCATCACTTGTGGGGATCTCAAGGATCTACCTTGGTCTCCATTACCCAAGTGACGTCCTCGCAGGGGCCGTTCTCGGAGTTTTATGTGCATTCACCGCCCTGAAGATAGATGAGAGGGTTAAATGTTTTGGTCTCTGCCGTTTTGACAGGCTGCAGCAAAATTAG